In a single window of the Acetivibrio clariflavus DSM 19732 genome:
- a CDS encoding IS256 family transposase, which produces MSTLSKEHIKQLVRENNFQSVSDVNAYLKDIFKDIIQELLEAELEAELGYAKDDVANKNTDNSRNGYTPKKIKSEFGEIDIQVPRDRKGEFQPKIIPKYQRNVSGIEEKVIALYARGMSTRDISQQIEELYGFSLSPEMVSKITDRIAPEIKEWQQRPLEPIYSFIFMDAIHYKVKDEGRITNRAAYVVLGVTIDGYKDILGIWIGDNESSKFWLGVLNNLKNRGVQDVLIFCVDGLTGLKEAINAAYPKSEVQRCIIHQLRNSFKYVPYKDLKAFSNDFKEVYHAINEEIALEKLYELKEKWGKEYPFAIRSWENNWDVISPFFKFPEEIRKIIYTTNIIEGLHRQFRKVTKTKTIFPTDSSLEKILYLASMNVVKKWTQRYKNWDRVLSQLVIQYPGRLEEYI; this is translated from the coding sequence ATGTCAACACTATCAAAAGAACATATAAAGCAATTAGTTCGGGAAAATAATTTCCAAAGCGTATCAGATGTAAATGCATATCTAAAAGACATTTTTAAAGATATTATTCAAGAACTGCTTGAGGCAGAACTTGAAGCAGAATTGGGTTATGCAAAAGATGATGTGGCAAATAAAAATACCGATAATAGCCGTAATGGTTATACACCAAAAAAAATAAAAAGTGAGTTTGGTGAAATTGATATACAAGTGCCTAGAGATCGTAAAGGAGAATTTCAACCTAAAATTATCCCAAAATATCAGCGTAATGTTTCCGGAATTGAGGAAAAAGTTATAGCTCTATATGCAAGGGGAATGTCTACAAGAGATATTAGTCAACAAATTGAAGAACTTTATGGATTCAGCCTGTCTCCGGAGATGGTTAGCAAGATTACTGACAGAATTGCTCCAGAAATAAAAGAATGGCAGCAAAGACCTCTTGAACCTATATATTCTTTTATATTTATGGACGCAATTCATTATAAGGTAAAGGATGAAGGAAGAATAACAAACCGGGCAGCTTACGTTGTTCTAGGAGTTACTATTGATGGATATAAAGATATCTTAGGGATATGGATTGGTGATAATGAATCGTCAAAATTTTGGCTTGGTGTACTGAATAACCTTAAAAATAGAGGAGTACAGGATGTTTTAATTTTTTGTGTTGATGGACTTACCGGACTTAAGGAAGCCATAAATGCTGCATATCCAAAATCTGAAGTGCAGCGTTGCATAATACATCAGCTGAGAAATTCTTTTAAGTATGTGCCATACAAAGACCTAAAAGCATTTAGTAATGATTTCAAAGAAGTATATCATGCTATTAATGAAGAAATAGCATTAGAAAAACTTTATGAACTTAAAGAAAAGTGGGGAAAGGAATATCCTTTTGCAATACGTAGTTGGGAAAATAACTGGGATGTTATAAGTCCATTTTTCAAATTTCCAGAAGAAATACGAAAAATAATTTATACTACAAATATAATTGAAGGACTACATCGTCAGTTTCGTAAGGTCACAAAAACAAAAACAATATTTCCAACAGACAGTTCACTAGAAAAGATTTTATATTTAGCATCAATGAATGTAGTAAAAAAATGGACACAACGTTACAAAAACTGGGATAGAGTACTTAGCCAATTGGTAATCCAATATCCAGGTAGGCTGGAAGAGTATATTTAA
- a CDS encoding IS30 family transposase produces the protein MVIKTNNNTTKRKFKHLNVYERGQIEAFIKEGKSQRYIAKMLGRSPSTISREIKRGTTIQMRHDLTTYRKYFAESGQIAYEKNRLNCGAKCKLARVEDFIKFAEEKILYEKWSPDAVVGSCIVNSKWMHSTIVCTKTLYNYIDQGLLKVRNIDLNLKLRIKPKVRRDRQNKRILGKSIDQRPEDVQLRQTFGHWEIDTIIGRKSSDTVILTLTERKTRYELLFLLEARDSNAVNKALLELKNFYGEQFCNIFRTITADNGSEFSRLTEILQPLGIEVYYAHPYSSWERGTNERHNGLIRRFIPKGKAIRDFTATTIKRIQDWLNNLPRKILDYKTPEECFNEELFKIVNDDTSKTA, from the coding sequence ATGGTTATCAAAACTAATAATAACACAACTAAACGTAAATTTAAACACCTAAATGTTTATGAACGTGGACAAATTGAAGCTTTCATTAAGGAAGGGAAATCACAACGCTATATTGCTAAAATGCTAGGTCGTTCACCAAGTACGATCAGTCGTGAGATTAAAAGAGGTACAACGATTCAAATGAGGCATGATTTAACGACGTATAGAAAGTATTTTGCTGAAAGTGGGCAGATAGCTTATGAAAAAAATCGTTTGAATTGCGGTGCAAAGTGTAAATTAGCTAGAGTTGAAGATTTCATAAAATTTGCAGAAGAAAAAATACTATATGAAAAATGGTCACCAGATGCCGTAGTTGGCTCATGTATAGTGAATTCTAAGTGGATGCATTCTACTATTGTATGTACTAAAACCTTATATAATTATATAGACCAAGGGCTGCTGAAAGTACGAAATATTGATTTAAACCTTAAACTTCGAATAAAACCAAAAGTAAGAAGAGACCGTCAGAATAAACGTATTCTGGGAAAAAGCATCGATCAAAGGCCAGAAGATGTGCAACTACGGCAGACTTTTGGACATTGGGAAATTGATACAATCATAGGGAGAAAATCTAGCGATACAGTTATTTTAACATTAACAGAACGAAAGACACGCTATGAACTGCTGTTTCTTTTAGAAGCAAGAGATAGTAATGCTGTTAACAAGGCACTTTTGGAACTAAAGAATTTCTATGGAGAACAGTTTTGTAACATATTTCGTACTATTACAGCAGACAATGGTTCAGAATTTAGTAGATTGACAGAAATATTACAACCATTAGGGATAGAAGTATACTATGCACATCCTTATTCCTCATGGGAAAGAGGTACTAATGAACGTCATAATGGTCTTATACGGCGTTTTATACCTAAAGGGAAAGCAATAAGAGATTTTACAGCGACAACAATAAAACGTATACAAGACTGGTTAAATAATCTTCCACGCAAGATATTAGATTATAAAACGCCTGAAGAATGCTTTAATGAAGAGCTGTTTAAAATAGTTAATGATGATACATCAAAAACAGCTTAA
- a CDS encoding IS110 family transposase — MNFRPIAGIDVGKFFSEMAILSPTNEVVARMKIHHDSNTDVERAVELLNKTEKDFASRPFIVMESTGHYHKILFHSLCKAGFEVSVTNPIQTDSIKNIGIRKVKNDKVDARKIALLYRFQELKSTNIPNEDIECLRSLCRQYYKLSDELTAYKNRLTGIVDQLMLNFKDVFSNIFSKAAMAVLEEYPTPAHILKADRNKLISLIQKKSRKSLKWSTAKYELLVSKARDFAPLSIHNASNVIMLGVYISMIKTLEESLEKVLKSIRLLIAEDMAKDMPMLALTLELLQSLPGIGLLSAATILAEIGDFSAFKKPGKLVAYFGVDPSVMQSGEFTGTRNKMSKRGSRLLRRVLFTIALANIRTKRDKTACNPVLLEFYQQKCQSKPKKVALGAVMRKLVCIIFAVLRDRKPYQLRSPQEHAQMLAAKHTAA; from the coding sequence ATGAATTTCAGACCCATTGCAGGAATTGATGTGGGTAAGTTCTTCAGTGAAATGGCGATTCTTTCTCCTACCAATGAAGTGGTTGCCCGCATGAAGATTCACCATGATTCCAATACCGACGTTGAAAGAGCCGTTGAATTGCTTAATAAAACGGAAAAAGATTTTGCTTCAAGGCCTTTCATAGTCATGGAATCCACCGGGCACTATCACAAAATCCTTTTCCATTCACTTTGTAAAGCTGGATTTGAGGTTTCGGTAACAAACCCCATCCAAACTGATTCTATCAAAAATATTGGAATCAGAAAAGTGAAAAATGATAAAGTGGATGCCCGGAAAATTGCCCTACTCTATAGATTTCAGGAACTTAAGTCAACCAACATCCCCAATGAGGATATTGAGTGCCTAAGGAGCCTATGTCGCCAGTACTACAAACTGAGTGATGAGCTTACCGCCTACAAAAACAGGCTTACCGGTATTGTTGACCAACTCATGCTTAACTTCAAGGATGTCTTCTCCAATATATTTTCAAAGGCTGCTATGGCTGTCCTGGAGGAGTATCCTACTCCTGCCCATATTCTTAAGGCTGACAGGAACAAGCTGATTTCACTGATTCAGAAGAAATCCCGCAAAAGCCTCAAATGGTCAACTGCCAAGTATGAGCTTCTGGTCTCCAAGGCCAGAGATTTTGCACCTCTGAGCATTCATAATGCCTCAAATGTTATTATGCTGGGCGTATATATCTCCATGATCAAAACCTTGGAAGAAAGCCTGGAGAAAGTCCTTAAGTCCATTCGTCTACTGATTGCTGAAGATATGGCGAAGGATATGCCCATGCTGGCATTGACGCTTGAACTTTTGCAGAGCCTGCCAGGTATAGGCCTTCTCTCTGCTGCTACTATTCTTGCGGAGATTGGAGACTTTTCAGCCTTTAAAAAGCCAGGCAAGCTGGTTGCTTATTTCGGCGTTGACCCCTCTGTCATGCAGTCCGGAGAGTTTACCGGCACACGGAACAAGATGTCTAAGAGAGGTTCAAGGCTGCTTCGCAGGGTGCTTTTCACAATTGCTCTTGCTAATATCCGTACCAAGCGGGATAAGACAGCTTGCAACCCTGTGCTGCTGGAGTTCTACCAACAAAAATGCCAGAGTAAGCCTAAGAAAGTAGCTTTGGGAGCTGTTATGCGCAAGCTTGTTTGTATCATCTTTGCTGTCCTAAGGGATAGGAAACCTTACCAGTTACGCAGCCCCCAGGAACACGCTCAAATGCTTGCAGCAAAGCATACAGCAGCTTGA